One genomic segment of Cardinium endosymbiont of Philonthus spinipes includes these proteins:
- a CDS encoding DUF4290 domain-containing protein, whose translation MLKEYGRNIQKLMEQLATIEDKAIRTQKAYGIVKLMEVVNPNATSPQKRWDDLFILSDYKLDIDSPNPKPAKRENSQQQYVHMPFMQLIRYKYYGRHMESLLKKITTLPTLKEQEQLLIAVGKLMRRFSSTWNNDYINNERIMQDIKRMLPDGTRLDVEIIRTLPDEGANGQKARNKHYLKSNNNKK comes from the coding sequence ATGCTTAAAGAATATGGCAGAAACATACAAAAGCTTATGGAACAGCTTGCAACCATTGAAGACAAAGCCATTCGCACACAAAAAGCCTATGGTATTGTAAAGCTCATGGAAGTGGTCAATCCCAATGCTACATCACCACAAAAACGGTGGGATGATCTTTTCATACTATCGGACTACAAACTAGATATTGATAGCCCTAACCCCAAACCTGCTAAGCGAGAAAATAGCCAACAGCAGTATGTACATATGCCCTTTATGCAGCTGATCAGATACAAATATTACGGAAGACATATGGAATCACTCCTCAAAAAAATAACTACCCTACCCACACTTAAAGAGCAAGAACAGCTGCTTATAGCAGTTGGGAAACTCATGCGTCGCTTTAGTAGCACATGGAACAACGATTATATCAATAATGAAAGAATCATGCAAGACATCAAGCGAATGCTACCAGATGGTACAAGACTTGATGTAGAAATCATACGCACCCTGCCCGATGAAGGAGCAAATGGTCAAAAAGCTAGAAACAAACATTACCTAAAATCAAATAACAATAAAAAGTAG
- the murA gene encoding UDP-N-acetylglucosamine 1-carboxyvinyltransferase codes for MSKFIVHGGRQLSGIIKPQGSKNEALQVICATLLTDTVVTLHNLPAIADVQSVMRLLTLLGVEISPLGNGSYQFCAAHLKEDTMVTAAFRQEYTKVRGSIMLLPSLLIRFKKVVIAKPGGDRIGRRGLHAHFEGLTQLGVAFHYQEGQATWMVSCNALKGADVLMPEASVTATANVIMAASMAQGKTTIYPAACEPHIQQLCHMLVAMGAHITGIGSNRLTIEGVPTLGGTTHTILPDMLEIGSFIGLAAATQSTLTITDVPIKLFAPVWYCFEKLGIRLEKQHNTLHIPAQPCYAIQTEMDGNLVTLYDAIWPGIPADLLSIAVVTAVHAQGHILIHQKMFESRLFFVDHLIEMGARLVLCDPHRVHIVGLGNSHKLRGVHMSSSDIRAGIALLIAALAAEGTSIIENVGQIDRGYECIDQRLNALGASIERV; via the coding sequence ATGAGTAAATTTATTGTCCATGGGGGACGCCAGTTATCTGGTATTATCAAGCCACAAGGTTCCAAAAATGAAGCATTGCAGGTAATATGTGCCACCTTACTGACTGATACAGTAGTAACCCTACACAATCTTCCAGCTATTGCCGATGTTCAGAGTGTGATGAGGCTACTGACCCTTTTGGGGGTGGAAATTAGCCCATTGGGCAATGGAAGCTACCAATTTTGTGCTGCGCATCTCAAAGAAGATACGATGGTTACAGCAGCATTTCGTCAGGAATACACTAAAGTAAGGGGCTCTATTATGTTGCTGCCTTCCCTCCTCATCCGTTTCAAGAAAGTAGTTATAGCCAAACCTGGAGGAGATCGAATTGGACGCAGGGGCTTGCATGCCCATTTTGAAGGACTCACGCAACTAGGTGTGGCTTTTCACTACCAGGAGGGTCAAGCAACTTGGATGGTCTCCTGCAATGCATTGAAAGGAGCTGATGTACTGATGCCAGAAGCATCAGTAACGGCCACAGCTAATGTGATCATGGCTGCCAGCATGGCTCAAGGCAAAACCACTATTTACCCCGCAGCTTGTGAACCGCATATACAACAACTTTGCCATATGCTGGTGGCCATGGGTGCGCACATTACAGGTATTGGTTCTAATCGCTTAACGATAGAGGGAGTGCCAACACTAGGCGGCACAACACATACCATTTTACCAGATATGTTGGAAATTGGCAGCTTTATTGGGCTAGCCGCAGCCACCCAATCAACCCTAACCATTACAGATGTTCCTATTAAACTTTTTGCACCCGTTTGGTATTGTTTTGAAAAGTTGGGCATTCGTCTAGAAAAACAACATAACACATTGCATATTCCAGCGCAACCCTGCTATGCTATTCAAACAGAGATGGATGGAAACCTCGTAACCCTTTACGATGCAATTTGGCCAGGCATACCCGCTGATTTACTCAGTATTGCAGTAGTAACTGCCGTACATGCACAAGGCCATATTTTAATCCATCAGAAGATGTTTGAAAGCAGGCTCTTTTTTGTAGACCATTTGATTGAAATGGGGGCAAGACTGGTGTTGTGCGATCCACACAGAGTACATATAGTAGGCTTAGGTAATAGCCACAAGCTACGTGGCGTCCATATGAGTTCAAGTGATATTAGAGCAGGTATTGCGCTGTTAATTGCTGCACTAGCTGCAGAAGGAACCAGTATAATTGAAAACGTTGGTCAAATTGATCGAGGCTATGAATGCATTGACCAACGCCTCAATGCCCTAGGTGCATCGATTGAAAGGGTTTAA